In Sebastes fasciatus isolate fSebFas1 chromosome 15, fSebFas1.pri, whole genome shotgun sequence, a genomic segment contains:
- the akt1 gene encoding RAC-alpha serine/threonine-protein kinase, with amino-acid sequence MTNVVIVKEGWLHKRGEYIKNWRPRFFLLKSDGTFIGYKERPQDVDQLETPLNNFSVAKCQLMKTERPKPNTFIIRCLQWTTVIERTFHVETPEEREEWTKAIQAVAEGLQKQEQEMMDSSPDPMDMEVYLTKPRQKVTMHDFEYLKLLGKGTFGKVILVKEKATGRYYAMKILKKEVIVAKDEVAHTLTENRVLQNSKHPFLTGLKYSFQTHDRLCFVMEYANGGELFFHLSRDRVFSEERARFYGAEIVSALDYLHAERNVVYRDLKLENLMLDKDGHIKITDFGLCKEGITDGATMKTFCGTPEYLAPEVLEDNDYGRAVDWWGLGVVMYEMMCGRLPFYNQDHEKLFELILMEDIRFPRTLGPEARSLLSGLLKKEPMQRLGGGPDDAKEIMQHKFFAGIEWQDVYEKKLVPPFKPQVTSETDTRYFDEEFTAQTITITPPGQDDSMESFDSERRPHFPQFSYSASGTA; translated from the exons GAGAATACATCAAGAACTGGAGGCCAAGGTTTTTTCTCCTGAAGAGTGATGGTACATTCATTGGCTACAAAGAGCGACCGCAAGATGTTGACCAGCTGGAAACCCCCTTAAATAACTTCTCTGTCGCAA AGTGCCAGCTGATGAAGACGGAACGGCCCAAGCCCAACACATTTATCATCCGCTGCCTGCAGTGGACCACTGTCATCGAGCGCACCTTCCACGTGGAGACCCCCGAGGAGAG GGAAGAATGGACTAAAGCCATCCAAGCAGTGGCTGAAGGCCTGCAGAAACAAGAGCAGGAGATGATGGACTCCTCTCCGGACCCCATGGACATGGAGGTCTACCTGACCAAACCCAGACAGAAAGTG ACTATGCACGACTTTGAATACCTCAAACTCCTGGGAAAAGGCACTTTTGGCAAAGTTATCCTGGTAAAGGAGAAGGCCACAGGACGCTACTACGCCATGAAGATCCTAAAGAAGGAGGTGATCGTAGCAAAA GATGAAGTggcgcacacactcacagagaaCAGAGTCCTCCAGAATTCAAAGCATCCGTTCTTGACA GGACTGAAATACTCCTTCCAGACACATGACCGCTTGTGCTTCGTCATGGAGTATGCAAACGGTGGCGAG CTTTTCTTCCATCTGTCAAGGGACCGTGTATTCTCAGAGGAGCGGGCACGGTTCTACGGTGCAGAGATAGTGTCAGCGCTGGACTACCTGCATGCTGAAAGAAATGTGGTCTATCGAGATCTAAAG CTGGAAAACCTCATGCTGGACAAAGACGGACACATAAAGATCACAGACTTCGGCCTGTGTAAGGAGGGGATCACAGATGGAGCCACCATGAAAACCTTCTGTGGGACGCCAGAGTACCTAGCACCAGAG GTGCTAGAAGACAACGACTACGGCCGCGCTGTGGACTGGTGGGGTCTGGGGGTGGTGATGTACGAGATGATGTGCGGCAGACTGCCTTTCTACAACCAGGACCACGAGAAGCTGTTCGAGCTCATCCTCATGGAAGACATCCGCTTCCCTCGGACACTCGGCCCCGAGGCGCGCTCGCTGCTCTCTGGCCTTCTTAAGAAGGAACCGATGCAGAG GTTAGGTGGAGGGCCCGACGACGCCAAGGAAATCATGCAGCACAAGTTCTTCGCAGGCATCGAATGGCAAGATGTTTACGAGAAGAAG CTGGTCCCGCCGTTCAAGCCCCAAGTTACCTCGGAGACGGACACACGATATTTTGATGAGGAGTTCACAGCACAGACCATCACTATAACGCCACCCGGACAAG ATGACAGTATGGAGTCATTCGACAGCGAGCGGAGACCCCACTTCCCCCAGTTCTCCTACTCCGCCAGTGGGACGGCCTGA